The Oryctolagus cuniculus chromosome 5, mOryCun1.1, whole genome shotgun sequence genome includes a region encoding these proteins:
- the TMEM14A gene encoding transmembrane protein 14A isoform X3, with the protein MDLIGFGYAALVIFGSILGYKRRGGVLSLIAGIFIGALAGYGAYRVSNDKRDIKLSLYTAFFLATMMGVRFKRSKKIMPAGLIACLSLMMMLRLVLSLL; encoded by the exons ATGGACCTGATTGGTTTTGGTTATGCAGCTCTTGTTATCTTTGGAAGCATTTTGGGATATAAACGGAGAG GTGGTGTTCTGTCTTTGATTGCTGGAATTTTCATTGGAGCTTTGGCTGGCTATGGCGCTTACCGTGTCTCCAATGACAAACGGGATATAAAACTGTCACTAT ATACAGCTTTCTTCCTGGCCACCATGATGGGTGTGAGATTTAAGAGATCCAAGAAAATAATGCCTGCTGGGCTGATTGCATGTTTGAG CCTCATGATGATGCTGAGACTTGTCTTGTCCCTGCTCTAA
- the TMEM14A gene encoding transmembrane protein 14A isoform X5, producing MDLIGFGYAALVIFGSILGYKRRGGVLSLIAGIFIGALAGYGAYRVSNDKRDIKLSLYTAFFLATMMGVRFKRSKKIMPAGLIACLRVWSCGTVG from the exons ATGGACCTGATTGGTTTTGGTTATGCAGCTCTTGTTATCTTTGGAAGCATTTTGGGATATAAACGGAGAG GTGGTGTTCTGTCTTTGATTGCTGGAATTTTCATTGGAGCTTTGGCTGGCTATGGCGCTTACCGTGTCTCCAATGACAAACGGGATATAAAACTGTCACTAT ATACAGCTTTCTTCCTGGCCACCATGATGGGTGTGAGATTTAAGAGATCCAAGAAAATAATGCCTGCTGGGCTGATTGCATGTTTGAG ggtctggagctgtggtacagtaggttaa
- the TMEM14A gene encoding transmembrane protein 14A isoform X4, which produces MDLIGFGYAALVIFGSILGYKRRGGVLSLIAGIFIGALAGYGAYRVSNDKRDIKLSLYTAFFLATMMGVRFKRSKKIMPAGLIACLSASIPYGHRY; this is translated from the exons ATGGACCTGATTGGTTTTGGTTATGCAGCTCTTGTTATCTTTGGAAGCATTTTGGGATATAAACGGAGAG GTGGTGTTCTGTCTTTGATTGCTGGAATTTTCATTGGAGCTTTGGCTGGCTATGGCGCTTACCGTGTCTCCAATGACAAACGGGATATAAAACTGTCACTAT ATACAGCTTTCTTCCTGGCCACCATGATGGGTGTGAGATTTAAGAGATCCAAGAAAATAATGCCTGCTGGGCTGATTGCATGTTTGAG tgccagcatcccatatgggcaccggtactag
- the TMEM14A gene encoding transmembrane protein 14A isoform X2, which produces MDLIGFGYAALVIFGSILGYKRRGGVLSLIAGIFIGALAGYGAYRVSNDKRDIKLSLYTAFFLATMMGVRFKRSKKIMPAGLIACLRKMYQGPLDGLKCLHLDGRFSDTVRRAT; this is translated from the exons ATGGACCTGATTGGTTTTGGTTATGCAGCTCTTGTTATCTTTGGAAGCATTTTGGGATATAAACGGAGAG GTGGTGTTCTGTCTTTGATTGCTGGAATTTTCATTGGAGCTTTGGCTGGCTATGGCGCTTACCGTGTCTCCAATGACAAACGGGATATAAAACTGTCACTAT ATACAGCTTTCTTCCTGGCCACCATGATGGGTGTGAGATTTAAGAGATCCAAGAAAATAATGCCTGCTGGGCTGATTGCATGTTTGAG GAAAATGTACCAAGGACCCCTGGATGGCCTAAAATGTCTGCATCTGGATGGAAGGTTCTCGGACACAGTCAGGAGAGCAACTTAA